One window of the Corynebacterium glutamicum ATCC 13032 genome contains the following:
- the nrdR gene encoding transcriptional regulator NrdR: protein MYCPFCQHDHSKVIDSRVIDAGSAIRRRRECSKCEGRFTTIEKAVLLVVKRNGVTEPFSREKVVTGVRRACQGRDVSDDALKRLAQQVEETVRSNGSSQVRANDIGLAILDPLRELDEVAYLRFASVYKSFDSADDFEKEIRLMRRRGRD, encoded by the coding sequence GTGTACTGCCCATTTTGCCAACATGATCATTCAAAAGTCATTGACTCCCGCGTCATTGACGCCGGAAGCGCCATTCGCAGGCGCCGCGAGTGCAGCAAATGCGAAGGCCGTTTCACCACCATCGAAAAAGCTGTTCTCCTCGTTGTTAAAAGAAACGGCGTCACTGAACCGTTCAGTCGAGAAAAAGTAGTCACCGGTGTCCGTCGTGCATGCCAAGGCCGCGACGTATCAGATGACGCGTTGAAACGCCTAGCTCAGCAAGTGGAAGAAACAGTCCGCAGCAACGGAAGCTCTCAAGTACGCGCTAACGATATTGGTTTAGCCATTCTCGATCCACTGAGAGAACTCGACGAGGTAGCGTACCTACGCTTTGCCTCTGTGTATAAGTCTTTTGACAGTGCTGACGACTTTGAAAAAGAAATCCGCCTCATGCGCAGACGCGGAAGGGACTAG
- the lexA gene encoding transcriptional repressor LexA: protein MAIEKKPAGARGSRGSRTVKTLPNGKPDPASLSDRQRRILEVIRDAVVLRGYPPSIREIGDAAGLQSTSSVAYQLKELEKKGFLRRDPNKPRAVDVRHLPETESRSSKAATQAKSKAPQAGVHDPELAGQTSFVPVVGKIAAGSPITAEQNIEEYYPLPAEIVGDGDLFMLQVVGESMRDAGILTGDWVVVRSQPVAEQGEFVAAMIDGEATVKEFHKDSSGIWLLPHNDTFAPIPAENAEIMGKVVSVMRKL, encoded by the coding sequence ATGGCAATCGAAAAGAAGCCAGCAGGTGCACGAGGCAGTCGCGGTAGCCGCACAGTTAAGACCTTGCCCAACGGAAAACCAGATCCAGCAAGTTTGTCAGATAGGCAGCGCAGGATTTTAGAGGTTATCCGAGATGCTGTGGTTTTGAGGGGTTATCCACCAAGCATTAGGGAAATTGGTGATGCTGCAGGACTTCAATCCACTTCTTCCGTTGCTTACCAGCTTAAAGAGCTAGAGAAGAAGGGCTTCCTGCGCAGGGACCCTAATAAGCCTCGCGCGGTGGATGTTCGCCACCTTCCAGAAACTGAAAGCCGTTCCTCCAAGGCTGCTACACAGGCAAAGAGCAAGGCCCCTCAGGCCGGGGTCCATGATCCTGAGTTAGCTGGCCAGACCTCATTTGTCCCAGTGGTGGGCAAAATTGCCGCTGGTAGCCCGATCACCGCTGAGCAGAACATCGAAGAGTACTACCCACTCCCCGCAGAAATCGTCGGAGACGGTGACTTGTTCATGCTCCAGGTTGTTGGCGAGTCCATGAGGGATGCTGGCATCCTCACCGGCGACTGGGTTGTTGTTCGTTCCCAGCCGGTCGCTGAGCAGGGCGAGTTCGTCGCGGCAATGATTGACGGTGAAGCCACCGTGAAGGAATTCCACAAGGATTCATCTGGCATCTGGCTCCTGCCACACAACGATACGTTTGCCCCAATTCCTGCTGAGAATGCAGAAATCATGGGCAAGGTTGTTTCCGTGATGCGCAAGCTTTAA
- a CDS encoding DeoR/GlpR family DNA-binding transcription regulator — translation MYAEERRRQIASLTAVEGRVNVTELAGRFDVTAETIRRDLAVLDREGIVHRVHGGAVATQSFQTTELSLDTRFRSASSAKYSIAKAAMQFLPAEHGGLFLDAGTTVTALADLISEHPSSKQWSIVTNCLPIALNLANAGLDDVQLLGGSVRAITQAVVGDTALRTLALMRADVVFIGTNALTLDHGLSTADSQEAAMKSAMITNAHKVVVLCDSTKMGTDYLVSFGAISDIDVVVTDAGAPASFVEQLRERDVEVVIAE, via the coding sequence ATGTACGCAGAGGAGCGCCGTCGACAGATTGCCTCATTAACGGCAGTTGAGGGACGTGTAAATGTCACAGAATTAGCGGGCCGATTCGATGTCACTGCAGAGACGATTCGACGAGACCTTGCGGTGCTAGACCGCGAGGGAATTGTTCACCGCGTTCACGGTGGCGCAGTAGCCACCCAATCTTTCCAAACCACAGAGTTGAGCTTGGATACTCGTTTCAGGTCTGCATCGTCAGCAAAGTACTCCATTGCCAAGGCAGCGATGCAGTTCCTGCCCGCTGAGCATGGCGGACTGTTCCTCGATGCGGGAACTACTGTTACTGCTTTGGCCGATCTCATTTCTGAGCATCCTAGCTCCAAGCAGTGGTCGATCGTGACCAACTGCCTCCCCATCGCACTTAATCTGGCCAACGCCGGGCTTGATGATGTCCAGCTGCTTGGAGGAAGCGTTCGCGCGATCACCCAGGCTGTTGTGGGTGACACTGCGCTTCGTACTCTCGCGCTGATGCGTGCGGATGTAGTGTTCATCGGCACCAACGCGTTGACGTTGGATCACGGATTGTCTACGGCCGATTCCCAAGAGGCTGCCATGAAATCTGCGATGATCACCAACGCCCACAAGGTGGTGGTGTTGTGTGACTCCACCAAGATGGGCACCGACTACCTCGTGAGCTTTGGCGCAATCAGCGATATCGATGTGGTGGTCACCGATGCGGGTGCACCAGCAAGTTTCGTTGAGCAGTTGCGAGAACGCGATGTAGAAGTTGTGATTGCAGAATGA
- a CDS encoding 1-phosphofructokinase family hexose kinase codes for MILTVTASPYLLSTNELDGTIEIGEANKIRQVSTVAGGFGTGVAATLFYGGNETFAVFPAPEISHYMRLVTFAGLPHEIIPVAGPIPMHLTMRDAEGNETKFKDSPMPLDVSQLAILRDLVVRRAEDAAWVLLGGNLPSIAPAAWFVDVVRSLRLYHPHVKVAIAATGAALRAVIRQLAATSPDALIVAAEEIEIATGLEPKTLRGPWVEGDLSPTVAAARALIDSGVTEVLVTNKRTESLYVSESESLLASYDSTPGKQGVNWRESFTAGFLAASNDGKSTEDSVINAVAYANAEGSEWDNYIPTPDKLRAEHVVIKSL; via the coding sequence ATGATTCTTACAGTCACTGCAAGTCCGTATCTGTTGAGCACCAATGAGCTTGACGGCACCATCGAAATTGGCGAAGCAAACAAAATCCGGCAGGTTTCCACTGTTGCCGGTGGTTTTGGCACCGGTGTGGCTGCCACCTTGTTTTATGGCGGCAATGAAACTTTTGCAGTTTTTCCCGCTCCAGAAATCTCTCATTACATGCGCCTGGTGACGTTTGCTGGGTTGCCTCATGAAATTATTCCGGTGGCAGGTCCCATCCCCATGCATTTGACCATGCGTGATGCAGAGGGCAATGAGACTAAGTTCAAAGACTCCCCCATGCCTTTGGATGTGTCCCAGTTGGCAATTCTTCGTGATCTAGTGGTGCGTCGAGCCGAAGATGCCGCGTGGGTGTTGTTGGGTGGCAATTTGCCGTCTATCGCGCCTGCTGCGTGGTTTGTGGATGTGGTGAGATCACTTCGCTTGTACCACCCTCATGTGAAGGTAGCTATCGCAGCAACTGGTGCTGCGTTGCGTGCGGTTATTCGACAGCTTGCAGCTACGTCCCCGGATGCGCTGATTGTGGCTGCGGAAGAAATCGAAATTGCCACTGGATTAGAACCCAAAACCTTGAGAGGTCCATGGGTAGAGGGAGATCTCTCCCCGACTGTGGCGGCAGCGCGCGCTTTAATTGATAGCGGTGTCACCGAGGTGTTGGTTACCAACAAGCGGACGGAATCTTTGTATGTTTCCGAGTCTGAATCACTGTTAGCCAGCTACGACAGCACCCCTGGTAAGCAGGGCGTGAATTGGCGGGAATCTTTTACTGCAGGATTCTTGGCAGCATCCAATGATGGAAAATCCACTGAGGACAGCGTGATCAACGCGGTTGCTTACGCCAACGCTGAAGGCAGTGAGTGGGACAACTACATTCCCACACCCGATAAGCTTCGGGCGGAGCACGTGGTCATCAAATCGCTTTAG
- the ptsP gene encoding phosphoenolpyruvate--protein phosphotransferase, whose protein sequence is MADVNQDTVLKGTGVVGGVRYASAVWITPRPELPQAGEVVAEENREAEQERFDAAAATVSSRLLERSEAAEGPAAEVLKATAGMVNDRGWRKAVIKGVKGGHPAEYAVVAATTKFISMFEAAGGLIAERTTDLRDIRDRVIAELRGDEEPGLPAVSGQVILFADDLSPADTAALDTDLFVGLVTELGGPTSHTAIIARQLNVPCIVASGAGIKDIKSGEKVLIDGSLGTIDRNADEAEATKLVSESLERAARIAEWKGPAQTKDGYRVQLLANVQDGNSAQQAAQTEAEGIGLFRTELCFLSATEEPSVDEQAAVYSKVLEAFPESKVVVRSLDAGSDKPVPFASMADEMNPALGVRGLRIARGQVDLLTRQLDAIAKASEELGRGDDAPTWVMAPMVATAYEAKWFADMCRERGLIAGAMIEVPAASLMADKIMPHLDFVSIGTNDLTQYTMAADRMSPELAYLTDPWQPAVLRLIKHTCDEGARFNTPVGVCGEAAADPLLATVLTGLGVNSLSAASTALAAVGAKLSEVTLETCKKAAEAALDAEGATEARDAVRAVIDAAV, encoded by the coding sequence GTGGCTGATGTGAATCAAGACACTGTACTGAAGGGCACCGGCGTTGTCGGTGGAGTCCGTTATGCAAGCGCGGTGTGGATTACCCCACGCCCCGAACTACCCCAAGCAGGCGAAGTCGTCGCCGAAGAAAACCGTGAAGCAGAGCAGGAGCGTTTCGACGCCGCTGCAGCCACAGTCTCTTCTCGTTTGCTTGAGCGCTCCGAAGCTGCTGAAGGACCAGCAGCTGAGGTGCTTAAAGCTACTGCTGGCATGGTCAATGACCGTGGCTGGCGTAAGGCTGTCATCAAGGGTGTCAAGGGTGGTCACCCTGCGGAATACGCCGTGGTTGCAGCAACAACCAAGTTCATCTCCATGTTCGAAGCCGCAGGCGGCCTGATCGCGGAGCGCACCACAGACTTGCGCGACATCCGCGACCGCGTCATCGCAGAACTTCGTGGCGATGAAGAGCCAGGTCTGCCAGCTGTTTCCGGACAGGTCATTCTCTTTGCAGATGACCTCTCCCCAGCAGACACCGCGGCACTAGACACAGATCTCTTTGTGGGACTTGTCACTGAGCTGGGTGGCCCAACGAGCCACACCGCGATCATCGCACGCCAGCTCAACGTGCCTTGCATCGTCGCATCCGGCGCCGGCATCAAGGACATCAAGTCCGGCGAAAAGGTGCTTATCGACGGCAGCCTCGGCACCATTGACCGCAACGCGGACGAAGCTGAAGCAACCAAGCTCGTCTCCGAGTCCCTCGAGCGCGCTGCTCGCATCGCCGAGTGGAAGGGTCCTGCACAAACCAAGGACGGCTACCGCGTTCAGCTGTTGGCCAACGTCCAAGACGGCAACTCTGCACAGCAGGCTGCACAGACCGAAGCAGAAGGCATCGGCCTGTTCCGCACCGAACTGTGCTTCCTTTCCGCCACCGAAGAGCCAAGCGTTGATGAGCAGGCTGCGGTCTACTCAAAGGTGCTTGAAGCATTCCCAGAGTCCAAGGTCGTTGTCCGCTCCCTCGACGCAGGTTCTGACAAGCCAGTTCCATTCGCATCGATGGCTGATGAGATGAACCCAGCACTGGGTGTTCGTGGCCTGCGTATCGCACGTGGACAGGTTGATCTGCTGACTCGCCAGCTCGACGCAATTGCGAAGGCCAGCGAAGAACTCGGCCGTGGCGACGACGCCCCAACCTGGGTTATGGCTCCAATGGTGGCTACCGCTTATGAAGCAAAGTGGTTTGCTGACATGTGCCGTGAGCGTGGCCTAATCGCCGGCGCCATGATCGAAGTTCCAGCAGCATCCCTGATGGCAGACAAGATCATGCCTCACCTGGACTTTGTTTCCATCGGTACCAACGACCTGACCCAGTACACCATGGCAGCGGACCGCATGTCTCCTGAGCTTGCCTACCTGACCGATCCTTGGCAGCCAGCAGTCCTGCGCCTGATCAAGCACACCTGTGACGAAGGTGCTCGCTTTAACACCCCGGTCGGTGTTTGTGGTGAAGCAGCAGCAGACCCACTGTTGGCAACTGTCCTCACCGGTCTTGGCGTGAACTCCCTGTCCGCAGCATCCACTGCTCTCGCAGCAGTCGGTGCAAAGCTGTCAGAGGTCACCCTGGAAACCTGTAAGAAGGCAGCAGAAGCAGCACTTGACGCTGAAGGTGCAACTGAAGCACGCGATGCTGTACGCGCAGTGATCGACGCAGCAGTCTAA
- a CDS encoding DeoR/GlpR family DNA-binding transcription regulator → MVSQTERQHAIASLLAPTGAVSVGDLAEHFHVTTETVRRDLRIMESLGLLQRVHGGAISPEPMGTSPPRLKPALGKGMPPEPRVLELAETAVSLITPLARSIFLDSGLACTAIATVLGDPPEDARWTVVTSSPGAVIALSATDATSTVVLHGQVHGNCSSIIGSTAVDMISQLRADIAFVEVDAIQSDTSLCTFFPETIPIKQAMIKNAAFTVAVLSPRSPQDQELQLLKHPFSTLADFDALVTDDHTLDFPVLPDHNFQVVTP, encoded by the coding sequence ATGGTCAGCCAAACGGAAAGACAGCATGCAATTGCTTCTTTACTGGCACCAACTGGTGCGGTGTCTGTAGGAGATTTAGCCGAGCATTTCCATGTGACAACCGAAACAGTGCGACGTGATCTTCGGATCATGGAGTCACTGGGTTTGTTGCAACGAGTTCACGGTGGCGCCATTAGCCCAGAGCCCATGGGTACGTCTCCCCCTCGGCTGAAACCTGCCTTGGGTAAAGGAATGCCACCGGAACCCCGTGTTTTAGAACTTGCAGAAACTGCAGTTTCCCTCATCACACCTCTAGCACGCAGCATTTTCCTGGATTCAGGTTTAGCGTGCACGGCGATTGCCACGGTGTTGGGGGATCCTCCAGAAGATGCCAGGTGGACTGTTGTTACAAGTTCCCCCGGCGCTGTGATTGCCTTGTCCGCGACAGATGCCACCTCCACGGTGGTGCTGCACGGGCAGGTTCACGGTAATTGTTCTTCAATCATTGGGTCCACGGCAGTAGACATGATTTCGCAGTTGCGCGCTGATATCGCCTTCGTGGAGGTTGATGCGATTCAATCCGATACAAGTCTGTGCACGTTTTTCCCGGAGACGATTCCCATCAAGCAAGCCATGATCAAAAACGCGGCTTTCACAGTTGCTGTTCTCAGCCCGAGATCTCCCCAAGATCAAGAACTTCAACTTTTGAAGCACCCTTTTTCCACCTTGGCTGATTTTGATGCCCTTGTTACCGATGACCACACGCTAGATTTTCCAGTTTTGCCCGACCACAACTTTCAGGTGGTAACCCCATGA
- a CDS encoding 1-phosphofructokinase, whose protein sequence is MIITFTPNPSIDSTLSLGEELSRGSVQRLDSVTAVAGGKGINVAHAVLLAGFETLAVFPAGKLDPFVPLVRDIGLPVETVVINKNVRTNTTVTEPDGTTTKLNGPGAPLSEQKLRSLEKVLIDALRPEVTWVVLAGSLPPGAPVDWYARLTALIHSARPDVRVAVDTSDKPLMALGESLDTPGAAPNLIKPNGLELGQLANTDGEELEARAAQGDYDAIIAAADVLVNRGIEQVLVTLGAAGAVLVNAEGAWTATSPKIDVVSTVGAGDCALAGFVMARSQKKTLEESLLNAVSYGSTAASLPGTTIPRPDQLATAGATVTQVKGLKESA, encoded by the coding sequence ATGATCATCACATTCACCCCAAACCCGAGTATTGATTCCACGCTGTCGCTCGGCGAAGAGCTCTCCCGTGGATCCGTCCAACGACTTGATTCCGTCACCGCTGTCGCAGGTGGTAAAGGCATCAATGTCGCCCACGCTGTCTTGCTTGCGGGCTTTGAAACCTTGGCTGTGTTCCCAGCCGGCAAGCTCGACCCCTTCGTCCCACTGGTCCGCGACATCGGCTTGCCCGTGGAAACTGTTGTGATCAACAAGAACGTCCGCACCAACACCACAGTCACCGAACCGGACGGCACCACCACCAAGCTCAACGGCCCCGGCGCGCCGCTCAGCGAGCAGAAGCTCCGTAGCTTGGAAAAGGTGCTTATCGACGCGCTCCGCCCCGAAGTCACCTGGGTTGTCCTGGCGGGCTCGCTGCCACCAGGGGCACCAGTTGACTGGTACGCGCGTCTCACCGCGTTGATCCATTCAGCACGCCCTGACGTTCGCGTGGCTGTCGATACCTCAGACAAGCCACTGATGGCGTTGGGCGAGAGCTTGGATACACCTGGCGCTGCTCCGAACCTGATTAAGCCAAATGGTCTGGAACTGGGCCAGCTGGCTAACACTGATGGTGAAGAGCTGGAGGCGCGTGCTGCGCAAGGCGATTACGACGCCATCATCGCAGCTGCGGACGTACTGGTTAACCGTGGCATCGAACAGGTGCTTGTCACCTTGGGTGCCGCAGGAGCGGTGTTGGTCAACGCAGAAGGTGCGTGGACTGCTACTTCTCCAAAGATTGATGTTGTATCCACCGTTGGAGCTGGAGACTGTGCTCTTGCAGGTTTTGTTATGGCACGTTCCCAGAAGAAAACACTGGAGGAATCTCTGCTGAATGCCGTGTCTTACGGCTCGACTGCGGCGTCTCTTCCTGGCACTACCATTCCTCGTCCTGACCAACTCGCCACAGCTGGTGCAACGGTCACCCAAGTCAAAGGATTGAAAGAATCAGCATGA